The sequence below is a genomic window from Oceanispirochaeta sp..
GTGCGGTGAATCCGGTTCTTCGGGAGGGCAACTCGGACAGACGAGCTCCTGCTTCCGTAAAGTCCTATGTCAAAAACAATCCTCACAGCATGGGAGCCTGGCGCTCTGATTCAAAGTCGCATGTCTCATCCATGACCGAGGGAGATTTTTACGGAAGTGAAAAGTCCATCCTTCTGGAGAAGGATACCCAGGCTAGAATCGTCTTTAAGAATGAAAAGGGGGAAGAAAGGGTTCTGAAAAAACATCTGCCCCTGATAAAAGGTGAAATCATCGATTCGGCAATATTCCGCCGGAAATTATTTTGCCGCTTTATCGAGGAACAGATGGCCGATGCTAAGTCTCGGGGAGTCCTGTTTTCCATCCATTTGAAAGCCACCATGATGACGGTTTCGGATCCCATCATTTTCGGGCAGGCTGTCTCTGTTTTTTTTGCTCCTGTGTTTGAAAAATACAAGGACGATTTATCTGCATTGGCTTTCGATCCCAGCAATGGTCTGGGTGATTTCTATTCAAAGATTGAATCCCTGCCGGAAGATAAAAAGAAGGCTGTCGAAAAGGATCTGGCCGACGCTCTGGAAGCGGGACCTGGTCTAGCCATGGTCAATTCCAGTAAGGGAATTACCAACCTGCATGTACCCAGTGATGTGATCATTGACGCCTCCATGCCCGCAGCCATCCGGACTTCGGGATGCATGTGGAATGCTCAGGGAAATCTTCAGGATACAAAATTTATTATTCCTGACCGCTGCTATGCCGGAGTATATGCTAAAACGATCGACTTCTGTAAAAAACACGGGGCCTTCAAGCCTGCAGATATGGGAAGTATTGCCAATGTGGGCCTCATGGCTCAGAAACCGGACGAGTATGGTACCCATGATAAAACTTTTCAAATTCCTGATGCCGGCAGGGTTGATATCGTGACCGGGTCGGGAGAAGTCCTCCTCTCTCAGAAGGTCGAATCCGGCGATATCTTTCGGGCCTGTCAGGTCAAGGATGCCCCTGTTCAGGACTGGATTAAACTGGCTGTGAAACGGGCCAGAGCCTCGGGAGTTCCTGCCATCTTCTGGCTTGATTCCGGCAGAGCCCACGATGCTCAGTTGATAAAAAAGGTCAATTCATATCTTCCTCTGCACGACACCCGGGGGCTGGATATCCGCATCCTTTCACCCGAAGATGCCACCGAATTCTCGCTGGAGCAGATACGACAGGGGAAGGATGCCATCTCGGTGACCGGAAATGTTCTCCGGGACTATTTGACAGACCTTTTTCCCATCCTTGAGCTGGGTACAAGTGCCAAGATGCTCTCTGTTGTTCCCCTCATGAAGGG
It includes:
- a CDS encoding NADP-dependent isocitrate dehydrogenase → MQAKIIYTQTDEAPALATRSLLPVISAFTSAAGILVETRDISLAGRILANFPEKLTKEQIVSDDLAELGELVQKADANIIKLPNISASLPQMKAAIAELQSKGYDIPDYTDETGTEEEARIKLRYDRIKGSAVNPVLREGNSDRRAPASVKSYVKNNPHSMGAWRSDSKSHVSSMTEGDFYGSEKSILLEKDTQARIVFKNEKGEERVLKKHLPLIKGEIIDSAIFRRKLFCRFIEEQMADAKSRGVLFSIHLKATMMTVSDPIIFGQAVSVFFAPVFEKYKDDLSALAFDPSNGLGDFYSKIESLPEDKKKAVEKDLADALEAGPGLAMVNSSKGITNLHVPSDVIIDASMPAAIRTSGCMWNAQGNLQDTKFIIPDRCYAGVYAKTIDFCKKHGAFKPADMGSIANVGLMAQKPDEYGTHDKTFQIPDAGRVDIVTGSGEVLLSQKVESGDIFRACQVKDAPVQDWIKLAVKRARASGVPAIFWLDSGRAHDAQLIKKVNSYLPLHDTRGLDIRILSPEDATEFSLEQIRQGKDAISVTGNVLRDYLTDLFPILELGTSAKMLSVVPLMKGGGLFETGAGGSAPKHVQQFAQEGHLRWDSLGEFLALAVSLEHLASVFNNQSAQILSETLDWATARLLENSKSPSRKVNELDNRGSHFYLCLYWAEALTSQEKDRSLQDRFAPLATGLKDKESLILQELLSHQGHEVDLGGYYLLDDIKTDKAMRPSTSFNQMIDSF